The genomic stretch TGATGATTCTGGGAGGAGCTCTGATTCCCCCCGTGCAAGGTGGATTAGCCGACATTCCGGCCATAGGTATTCATTATTCCTACGTGATCCCCATTTTATGCTTTGCCTATATCACATTCTTCGGATATCGGGTTAGAAGCATTTTACAATCACAAGGACTGGATTATGAAGCAGCCATTAGCAGTGGGCATTGACATCGGAGGAACTAACACTACATTCGGAATTGTAGATCGACGGGGAAATCTGCTTTGCGGCGGACATATCTCCACCCGCGATCATCAGGAGGTGAGCTTTTTCATTCAGGCCCTGCACGATAAACTCGCTCCCCTGATTCAGAAAGTAAGCCTAGAAGGAGGTGAAGTGAAAGGTATTGGTGTGGGTGTGCCCAACGGAAATTATTTTAAAGGTACCATTGAATTTGCACCCAATTTGCCGTGGCGTGGCGTGGTGCCGCTGGCCAGCCTTATTCAGGAAGCTTTTACCTTACCCACCGTATTGACCAACGATGCCAATGCTGCTGCCATCGGAGAAATGACCTACGGCGCTGCCCGGGGAATGAAAGATTTTATCATGATCACGCTGGGCACCGGGCTGGGAAGCGGTATCGTGGTGAATGGACAACTGGTGTATGGACACGATGGGTTTGCCGGAGAGCTGGGACATGTTATTGTATTTCCCGAAGGCCGCCTCTGCGGCTGCGGAAGAAAAGGTTGTCTGGAAACCTATGTATCGGCTACAGGAATCGTGCGCACCATGCACGAACTGTTGCAAAGTCGGCACGTTCACAGCCTGCTGCGTGATGTAAGACCAGAAGAAATCACTTCAAAAACCATCCGGGATGCAGCTTTGCAAGGCGATGCCCTGGCCATAGAAGCATTTGAATTTACCGGAAAAATCCTGGGACAGCAACTGGCCAATTTTGTCGCTTTTTCCAGTCCGGAAGCCATCATCCTGTTCGGCGGACTCACCAAGGCCGGTGATCTCATCTTCCGCCCCACCATCCACGCTATGGAAGAAAACCTGCTGCAGATCTATAAAAACAAAATCAAGGTACTGCCTTCTGAACTGAAAGAAAGTGATGCAGCTATCCTCGGCGCAAGCGCGCTGGTCTGGGAAATCAAGACCTGAATTACCACTCTCGTCTATTTTCATTAGCTTGCATCATCATTGTTCATTCCAAAAAATATTTTGTCATGAACTTGGCAGATGCTTTTCTGGACAGCATACGGGCGCGGTTTCAAATGTACCGCGAACTGGCTGAAAAAACATTTGAACAGCTTAATGATGAGGATTTTTATTATCGTCCCGATCCTTCCTCCAACAGCATAGCTATCCTCATCCAACATATGGCCGGAAATCTGCGCTCCCGTTTTACAGATTTTCTGAACAGCGATGGTGAAAAGCCCTGGCGCAATCGGGATCAGGAATTTGAAGATCAACAGCTGGATAGGAATGAGCTGATGCAACAGTGGCAGCAGGGATGGAAATGCCTGTTTGATGCACTGGATAGTTTGAAGGAACAGGATCTGGTCAGACATGTAACCATACGCGATGAACCGCTTACCGTCATTGATGCCCTGCATCGCCAGCTGGCCCATCAAGCGTATCATGTCGGACAAATTGTATATCTCGGAAAAGTGTTGAAGAAAAATCGCTGGAAAACACTTTCCATTCCCAGAAAAAATTCACCTTCTGCATGAAAATCATGTTTCAGCAACAAGTTCTTCTACTCTTTGGATTTGCGCTGATCACAGGTTTACTGGGTTGTGGGAAAGCGCATACACGCAAACTGCTTTTGCATAAAACATGGCATGTGGTAGATGTAACTCCTCCCGAAAACGGAAATTTTGATATCGAAGTCTCCCGCGCTGCAGAAGAAATGAAAAATGGTTTTTACAGTAATGCCAGCTTTACTTTTCTGGATAATGGTTTGTTTTTTACTGATTTCAACGGTAAAACAGATACA from Thermoflavifilum aggregans encodes the following:
- a CDS encoding ROK family protein produces the protein MKQPLAVGIDIGGTNTTFGIVDRRGNLLCGGHISTRDHQEVSFFIQALHDKLAPLIQKVSLEGGEVKGIGVGVPNGNYFKGTIEFAPNLPWRGVVPLASLIQEAFTLPTVLTNDANAAAIGEMTYGAARGMKDFIMITLGTGLGSGIVVNGQLVYGHDGFAGELGHVIVFPEGRLCGCGRKGCLETYVSATGIVRTMHELLQSRHVHSLLRDVRPEEITSKTIRDAALQGDALAIEAFEFTGKILGQQLANFVAFSSPEAIILFGGLTKAGDLIFRPTIHAMEENLLQIYKNKIKVLPSELKESDAAILGASALVWEIKT
- a CDS encoding DUF1572 family protein, with the translated sequence MNLADAFLDSIRARFQMYRELAEKTFEQLNDEDFYYRPDPSSNSIAILIQHMAGNLRSRFTDFLNSDGEKPWRNRDQEFEDQQLDRNELMQQWQQGWKCLFDALDSLKEQDLVRHVTIRDEPLTVIDALHRQLAHQAYHVGQIVYLGKVLKKNRWKTLSIPRKNSPSA